The window ATACTGACCAATAGTCAACATGCTGCAGCCCGCAGCATATAAATCCTCAATAACTGACTTTACCTCGTCTTCGTCCTCGCCCAGGCCCACCATTATTCCAGACTTGGTAATTATCGAAGAGTCGATTTCCTTCACTCTCCGCAAGAGATCGATGGAACGCTCGTAAATAGCACCGGGTCTTACAGAAACGTACAGGGAAGGTACGGTCTCAACATTGTGATTCAGCACGTCCGGGTGCTCTCTGACGATTTTTTCCAGTGCCTTCCAGTTACCATTCAGATCAGGGATCAGCAGCTCGATTGTCGTATCTGGACAGTTCTTTCTCAATTCATGGACGACGTCTACGAACTGAGAAGCGCCACCATCATCCAGATCGTCCCTGGTAACCGAGGTGATTACAGCGTGTCTCAGTTGAAGAATATGAACGGCGTTAGAAATGTTCTCCGGCTCCTTTGGATCTGGAGAGCCCGGTATTCCCTTTGAGACTGCGCAGAATCGACAGTTTCTTGTACAGATATCTCCAAGTATCATGAATGTGGCGGTTCTAGATGCAAAACACTCACCTATATTTGGGCATTTCGCCTCTTCGCATACCGTATGAAGACGCAAACTTCGCAACATGACCTTTATTTCGCTCAGCTTACTCCGGTCGGCATTGAGCTTTTTCTTAAGCCAGTCGGGCTTCTCTTTCACTTTGATCACTCTCCAGCCACTCTCTAGAGACTTCTATCAGCTTGCTTTCAAACACAACAGAAAATCTCTCTCTTACTCTCTCTATGATCTCATTGAAGTCAACGCTGTCTACAAAATCGTCCATCGAGGCAATCGAATAATCTTTTATGCCGCAGGGATTTATTAGTCTGAAGTGTTCCTTATTCACCCGTACGTTAAGGGCAAACCCGTGCATTGTGAACCATCTCTTTACGGCTATACCGACGGCGGCAATTTTTCTTTCTTCTACCCAAACTCCCCTGTATTCCGGTTTTCTACCGGCCTTGATTCCGTAATCCTCCAGAACCTCAATCACTACTTCCTCAAGAGAACCGACATACCAGGGAAGGTTCTTCTTCCATTT is drawn from Mesotoga infera and contains these coding sequences:
- the lipB gene encoding lipoyl(octanoyl) transferase, yielding MSLENRNCFSIRLDGLINYTDGLSIQHRALEKVVTGKADCILILLEHEPVLTMGRSGGRENLLVDENELKRLGVTLRETGRGGNITYHGPGQVVVYPILNLGKWKKNLPWYVGSLEEVVIEVLEDYGIKAGRKPEYRGVWVEERKIAAVGIAVKRWFTMHGFALNVRVNKEHFRLINPCGIKDYSIASMDDFVDSVDFNEIIERVRERFSVVFESKLIEVSREWLESDQSEREARLA
- the lipA gene encoding lipoyl synthase, which produces MKEKPDWLKKKLNADRSKLSEIKVMLRSLRLHTVCEEAKCPNIGECFASRTATFMILGDICTRNCRFCAVSKGIPGSPDPKEPENISNAVHILQLRHAVITSVTRDDLDDGGASQFVDVVHELRKNCPDTTIELLIPDLNGNWKALEKIVREHPDVLNHNVETVPSLYVSVRPGAIYERSIDLLRRVKEIDSSIITKSGIMVGLGEDEDEVKSVIEDLYAAGCSMLTIGQYLQPSHKHFPVAEYITPEQFEGYRIFALERGFSFVASGSLVRSSYHAALGFSSLR